The proteins below come from a single Chitinophaga pinensis DSM 2588 genomic window:
- a CDS encoding oligosaccharide flippase family protein: protein MSATTDLYKRVIELVKEKRKSSLVKNFFSLSILHGLNIVLPLLTLPYVLRIVGADHYGIIVMANSLLLYFDKFSEYSFNISATRDVAVHRDNHAELCSIYSKVLSTKFLLLGISCLVFFSVVFLVPRFSEYWFIYAFCFLQLIGSALFPEWFFQGIEQMKYITIINASIKIFFTICIFVLIKSKEDYYYLPMLNMLGYLIAGIYGQLLLTIKYKLRFSFPGFAVIRKTLHDNFNIFVNQFVPNLYNNSTTFILGLLTNNSVVGIYGVSKNIVEYGIEIISILSRVFFPHLNRNFKSFDKFVKLILSIGLLIAIGFCIMSYPIVWVLKLPMIGVPVICILAPSVFMFAMYCCYGTNYFIVKRQDRLVMKNTILASLTGFILSFPLILTMGAIGAAINLTFARCILGMGLWRKYKLDFKTAHE, encoded by the coding sequence ATGAGTGCGACTACTGATCTTTATAAGCGGGTAATTGAACTTGTAAAGGAGAAGCGAAAGAGTTCGCTGGTAAAGAACTTCTTTTCTCTGTCCATATTGCATGGACTGAATATCGTTTTACCGCTACTGACATTGCCCTATGTGTTGCGTATTGTAGGCGCCGACCATTATGGCATTATTGTAATGGCCAATTCCCTTTTACTGTATTTTGATAAGTTTTCTGAATACAGTTTTAATATTTCTGCTACAAGGGACGTGGCGGTACATAGGGATAACCATGCTGAACTTTGCAGCATCTACAGCAAAGTATTATCAACAAAATTTCTATTGTTAGGTATCTCCTGCCTGGTTTTTTTTTCGGTGGTGTTCCTGGTACCCAGATTCTCGGAATACTGGTTTATTTATGCCTTCTGTTTTCTGCAACTAATAGGTAGTGCGTTATTCCCCGAATGGTTTTTTCAGGGGATAGAACAGATGAAGTATATCACGATTATCAATGCATCGATTAAGATCTTTTTTACGATTTGTATTTTCGTATTGATCAAATCAAAAGAAGATTATTATTATCTCCCCATGTTAAATATGCTGGGCTATCTTATAGCAGGCATCTATGGTCAGTTGTTGTTAACGATTAAGTATAAGTTACGGTTTTCTTTTCCGGGATTTGCGGTAATACGTAAGACCCTACATGATAATTTCAACATCTTTGTTAATCAGTTTGTTCCTAATCTTTATAATAATTCTACCACTTTTATTTTAGGCTTGCTGACGAATAACAGTGTAGTCGGAATTTATGGAGTGTCAAAGAATATCGTAGAATATGGTATTGAAATCATCAGTATCCTTTCACGCGTATTTTTCCCGCATCTTAACAGAAACTTTAAGTCTTTCGATAAGTTTGTCAAACTTATTCTTTCTATAGGTCTTTTGATCGCGATCGGTTTTTGTATAATGTCCTATCCCATCGTATGGGTATTGAAACTGCCGATGATCGGGGTGCCGGTTATTTGTATACTGGCGCCAAGTGTATTCATGTTTGCGATGTATTGTTGCTATGGTACGAACTATTTTATTGTCAAGCGGCAGGACCGTCTGGTAATGAAAAATACCATACTGGCATCATTGACAGGCTTCATCTTGTCTTTTCCGCTGATCCTTACAATGGGGGCTATCGGGGCCGCTATTAATCTGACTTTTGCCAGGTGTATACTGGGGATGGGGTTATGGAGAAAATATAAACTGGACTTTAAAACTGCACATGAATGA
- a CDS encoding RimK family alpha-L-glutamate ligase, whose product MIAIHFDNGIHSFSGRWIEYCEKHNIAYKLVNCYASDLFEQLKDCDGLMWHWYQGDIIALQFARQLTTALEKMGMKVFPNSNTGSHFDDKISQGYLFTAIGSPMVPSYVFYEEEEARKWIESTSYPKVFKLKGGASSVNVKLVKNSTAAKQLMRKAFGKGFPSFDRVALFKDSILKAKRAPGMAAFITVVKAFLRIFIRTEVEKHSPRERGYLYFQEFIPDNKYDTRLVVIGNRCFGLRRYNRENDFRASGSGKFDYDKEMFDPRCIRIAFEVSEKLDTQSMAYDFIMDKDNKPLLVEMSYCFSIAAYDHCPGYWDKDLVWHEGTFKAQYFMAEDFYNSIK is encoded by the coding sequence ATGATAGCTATACACTTTGATAACGGGATTCATAGCTTTAGCGGCCGGTGGATTGAGTATTGTGAAAAACACAATATAGCGTATAAGCTGGTCAACTGTTATGCCAGTGATTTATTTGAACAGTTGAAAGATTGTGATGGGCTGATGTGGCATTGGTATCAGGGAGACATTATCGCATTGCAATTCGCAAGGCAGTTAACAACGGCGCTGGAGAAAATGGGAATGAAGGTATTTCCGAACAGTAATACCGGATCTCATTTTGATGATAAGATCAGTCAGGGATATCTGTTTACTGCTATAGGAAGCCCGATGGTGCCTTCTTATGTTTTTTACGAAGAAGAAGAAGCCAGAAAGTGGATCGAATCTACCAGTTATCCGAAAGTATTCAAGTTGAAAGGTGGAGCGTCTTCTGTTAATGTGAAGCTTGTAAAGAATAGCACTGCCGCTAAACAGTTAATGAGGAAGGCCTTCGGTAAAGGATTTCCTTCTTTTGACAGGGTTGCCTTATTTAAGGATAGCATATTGAAAGCAAAAAGAGCGCCTGGTATGGCAGCCTTTATTACTGTGGTAAAGGCATTCCTGCGCATCTTTATCCGGACGGAAGTAGAAAAACACAGCCCAAGGGAAAGAGGGTATCTGTATTTTCAGGAGTTCATACCTGACAATAAGTATGATACCAGGCTGGTGGTGATAGGGAACAGGTGTTTTGGCTTAAGGCGCTATAACAGGGAGAATGACTTCCGTGCCTCCGGCAGCGGAAAGTTTGATTATGATAAAGAGATGTTTGATCCGCGTTGTATCCGGATTGCATTTGAGGTTTCTGAAAAACTTGATACGCAATCCATGGCATATGATTTTATAATGGATAAAGACAATAAACCGCTCCTGGTAGAGATGAGTTATTGTTTTTCCATAGCGGCATATGATCATTGTCCGGGATATTGGGATAAAGATCTGGTATGGCATGAAGGTACATTCAAGGCACAGTATTTTATGGCAGAGGATTTTTATAATAGCATTAAATAA
- a CDS encoding glycosyltransferase, translating to MTLTNKNIVFVLATTELGGAERQSILLARGLREKYQANISFICFGKQKGRCTELLEQYGFNYSIIRSFSLYKFLHLPFALMAMLRFLLQLKRIKAEIVMPYCYESNIWSGLVRPFLGKNVTVIWNQRDDGRGIMSDGINRRAISNCTHFIANSDAGAEYLIKDLFIKEQKVNVIYNGVEEATPALSRAEWRKQQGFTEHGLLVCMLANLHDQKDHETLLKAWALLLAGKENKEGHRLLLAGRPQNTEERLRQLAASSGITDSVVFMGGVKDVHSMLGAIDISVLCAFEKSEGLPNAVLESMLHSLPVLGSDVAALHCALGEDMKNWLSPVGNAEKLAADLGRLFASDVLRKDMGARNRQRQQEVFSVDALIVNSGKLIETIVKN from the coding sequence GTGACATTAACCAATAAAAATATCGTATTCGTACTGGCGACGACTGAACTTGGAGGTGCAGAAAGGCAGAGTATACTGCTGGCCCGCGGACTCCGGGAAAAATATCAGGCTAATATTTCCTTTATCTGTTTTGGAAAACAGAAAGGGCGTTGTACGGAGTTATTGGAACAATATGGTTTTAACTATTCCATCATCCGCTCTTTTAGTCTGTATAAGTTTTTACATCTGCCATTCGCGTTGATGGCTATGTTACGTTTTCTGTTGCAGCTGAAACGGATAAAAGCAGAGATAGTAATGCCTTACTGTTACGAATCGAATATCTGGAGCGGACTTGTACGCCCATTTTTAGGGAAGAATGTGACAGTCATCTGGAATCAACGTGATGATGGCAGAGGGATTATGTCTGATGGGATCAATAGAAGGGCAATTTCCAATTGTACACATTTTATAGCTAACTCAGATGCGGGAGCAGAATACCTGATAAAAGATCTTTTTATCAAAGAGCAAAAAGTAAACGTGATTTACAATGGCGTAGAGGAGGCAACACCTGCATTATCCAGGGCCGAATGGAGAAAACAGCAGGGCTTTACTGAGCATGGTTTACTGGTTTGTATGCTGGCTAATCTGCATGACCAGAAAGACCATGAAACCTTGCTGAAAGCGTGGGCCTTGTTATTGGCAGGTAAAGAAAATAAGGAAGGACATAGATTGTTATTAGCTGGCCGTCCGCAGAATACAGAAGAGCGACTCAGGCAACTGGCGGCATCGTCCGGTATAACGGATAGTGTGGTATTTATGGGAGGTGTTAAAGATGTCCATTCAATGTTAGGCGCTATTGATATTTCTGTTCTTTGTGCCTTCGAAAAAAGTGAAGGACTACCGAATGCGGTATTGGAATCGATGTTACATTCATTGCCGGTTTTAGGTAGTGATGTAGCTGCATTACATTGTGCACTGGGTGAGGATATGAAAAACTGGCTCTCTCCGGTTGGTAATGCAGAAAAACTGGCTGCGGATCTGGGAAGATTATTTGCATCTGATGTACTTCGTAAAGACATGGGCGCCAGAAACAGACAACGTCAGCAGGAAGTATTCTCTGTTGATGCACTCATTGTCAACAGTGGAAAGCTTATTGAAACTATTGTGAAGAATTGA
- a CDS encoding EpsG family protein — translation MAYLIIFLIFTAFGCYNLTESYRQNKESQAFLYSVAFIILTCFAGLRYHTGADWPNYELHYDTILPRIDKFFEFRYEFFDPMHFEIGYVYLSSIVKTMGLDITVVFFIAVVMNIIGAFILIRQFSPYPFVALLGFYAYNYIQYNFAGVRQAIAFLFMAIAFQHLYKRNFWRYALFIIIGFFFHSSIIVFIPLFFIPFHKATNVKLVVAALLIAFMINLFFPITEVISMLSRVGVLPEFVNNKLLSYLTRDDYGAGRGFGIGFILKLLIFLFGLRYRQYLRENTPYFDFVFNIFCLYFFIWTLTNSFEVLISRYSLYFQIFQEILLSYFLLVIPVRKSMRITFFAVFLVGMSFYFMSGLYRGTIAKEYNPYKNYLFYKWPFESN, via the coding sequence ATGGCCTATCTAATAATATTTCTAATATTTACAGCTTTCGGTTGTTACAACCTGACCGAAAGTTATAGGCAAAATAAGGAGTCGCAGGCATTTCTATATAGTGTTGCATTTATTATACTGACCTGTTTTGCAGGATTGAGGTATCATACTGGTGCAGACTGGCCTAACTACGAACTTCACTATGATACCATCCTGCCCAGGATAGATAAATTTTTTGAATTCAGGTATGAGTTTTTTGATCCCATGCACTTTGAGATCGGATATGTTTATCTGAGTTCAATAGTGAAAACAATGGGATTGGATATTACAGTGGTTTTCTTCATCGCCGTAGTGATGAATATTATCGGTGCATTTATATTGATCAGGCAATTTTCTCCCTATCCCTTTGTCGCTTTGCTGGGTTTTTATGCCTACAACTATATACAATATAATTTTGCAGGCGTAAGACAGGCGATTGCATTCCTCTTCATGGCAATTGCTTTCCAGCATCTGTATAAGCGTAATTTCTGGAGATATGCGTTGTTTATTATAATCGGGTTCTTTTTCCATTCTTCCATTATTGTATTCATACCACTTTTTTTTATTCCTTTTCATAAGGCGACAAATGTGAAACTGGTGGTTGCTGCATTGTTGATTGCATTCATGATCAATCTGTTTTTCCCGATCACTGAGGTGATATCGATGCTTTCAAGAGTGGGCGTATTACCAGAGTTTGTTAACAACAAACTGCTTAGCTATCTTACCAGGGATGATTATGGAGCGGGGCGTGGATTCGGTATTGGGTTTATATTGAAGCTCCTGATATTTTTGTTCGGACTTAGATACCGTCAGTATCTGCGTGAGAATACCCCTTATTTCGATTTTGTCTTCAATATTTTCTGTTTATACTTTTTTATCTGGACACTGACCAACAGTTTCGAGGTATTGATTTCAAGATACAGCCTGTATTTTCAGATATTCCAGGAGATATTGTTGTCTTATTTCCTATTGGTGATACCGGTAAGAAAATCGATGCGTATAACTTTTTTTGCGGTGTTCCTGGTAGGTATGAGTTTCTATTTTATGAGCGGATTATATAGAGGCACCATAGCGAAAGAGTATAATCCGTATAAAAACTATTTGTTTTACAAGTGGCCTTTCGAGTCAAATTAA
- a CDS encoding glycosyltransferase family 2 protein, producing MKVSVIIPAYNVEKYIEECVMSVIEQTLSEIEIIVVNDQSSDGTLSVLEKIKASHSQVALKIISQQNQGLSGARNTGIQAATGEYICFLDGDDWLEKEMLQDLYKVASDGNAEVVICDYTKVYEDRNEVLSGGRIDGNVLRNRKDILEAFLTGNIVISACNKMFRRTFVVERQFRFPVGYLYEDLPTVMLIADASVVIKVDKSYYNYRQRSGSIMNSISPKMVEKIVLVKQIIDYIKAKGEQGLEEALQSFYLNTYVLQLINQLAIHGNKDTKQRDQYFNTILSKQESRFFFKKFYLNHYINTRDKIGLFLLRMSPTFYAFLYRKYKKA from the coding sequence ATGAAAGTAAGTGTAATTATTCCTGCTTATAACGTAGAGAAATATATTGAGGAATGTGTGATGTCCGTCATTGAACAGACATTAAGTGAGATTGAAATAATTGTTGTCAATGATCAGTCTTCTGATGGTACCTTATCAGTGCTTGAAAAAATAAAGGCATCACATTCTCAGGTTGCGCTGAAAATTATCAGTCAGCAGAATCAGGGGCTGAGTGGCGCACGCAATACAGGGATACAGGCAGCCACAGGAGAGTATATCTGTTTCCTCGACGGCGATGACTGGCTTGAAAAGGAAATGCTGCAGGATCTGTATAAGGTAGCAAGCGACGGGAATGCGGAAGTGGTTATCTGCGACTATACAAAGGTATATGAAGACCGGAACGAAGTATTATCCGGAGGAAGGATCGATGGTAATGTTTTGCGTAACAGGAAAGATATACTGGAGGCATTTCTTACCGGGAATATTGTTATTTCCGCCTGTAATAAAATGTTCAGGAGAACCTTTGTGGTAGAACGGCAATTTAGATTTCCGGTGGGGTATCTATATGAAGATCTGCCTACAGTGATGCTGATTGCAGATGCATCTGTTGTAATTAAAGTAGATAAATCCTACTACAATTACCGGCAACGTAGTGGTTCAATCATGAACTCTATCTCTCCAAAAATGGTGGAGAAAATTGTATTGGTGAAGCAGATCATAGATTATATCAAGGCAAAAGGAGAACAAGGGTTAGAAGAGGCATTGCAAAGCTTTTATCTCAATACGTATGTGCTGCAACTGATCAATCAATTGGCAATACATGGTAATAAGGATACAAAGCAACGTGATCAATATTTCAATACTATACTCAGTAAACAGGAGTCCCGCTTCTTTTTCAAAAAGTTTTACCTGAACCATTATATAAATACACGAGATAAAATAGGTCTCTTTTTGCTGAGAATGAGCCCCACTTTTTATGCTTTTTTATACAGGAAGTATAAGAAGGCTTAA
- the wecB gene encoding non-hydrolyzing UDP-N-acetylglucosamine 2-epimerase, which yields MKKILLVFGTRPEAIKMAPLVKKFKEESAFFDCKVCVTAQHREMLDQVLQWFEISPDYDLNIMRPGQDLYDITANVLSGMKDVLKDYQPDAVLVHGDTTTSFATALAAFYQQIPVGHIEAGLRTYNLDAPFPEELNRQLTGRMARWHFVPTSLNRDNLLSEGVKEQNIYLTGNTVIDALYWTTDKIKRQSLSGGNVDQNVITVLNDPSIQTVLVTAHRRESFGHGFVNICEALAKLAQTHKNLAIIYPVHPNPKVKEPVEKYLKDIPNIHLIEPLNYQDFVFVMEAADIVLTDSGGVQEEAPSLGKPVLVMRDVTERVEALEGGTVELVGTDVKKIVDRISHYLAPENNFISKVNPYGDGKAVQRIVETFKGYFNS from the coding sequence ATGAAAAAGATATTGTTGGTATTTGGCACCAGGCCAGAAGCCATTAAGATGGCCCCGTTAGTGAAAAAATTTAAAGAGGAATCAGCGTTCTTCGATTGTAAAGTATGTGTGACGGCACAGCATCGTGAAATGCTGGACCAGGTTCTGCAATGGTTTGAGATCTCACCTGATTATGATCTGAACATCATGCGCCCTGGTCAGGATCTTTATGATATTACGGCCAATGTATTGTCGGGTATGAAAGATGTACTGAAAGATTATCAGCCTGACGCTGTACTTGTGCATGGAGATACGACAACAAGTTTTGCAACGGCACTGGCAGCTTTTTATCAGCAGATACCTGTTGGACATATTGAGGCGGGTTTACGCACGTATAACCTGGATGCTCCTTTCCCGGAAGAGTTAAACAGACAATTGACCGGTCGTATGGCCAGGTGGCATTTTGTGCCTACTTCTCTGAATCGTGATAATCTGCTGAGCGAGGGTGTGAAGGAGCAAAATATTTATCTCACAGGTAATACAGTGATCGATGCACTTTACTGGACTACCGATAAAATTAAACGTCAGTCTTTGTCCGGAGGTAACGTCGATCAGAACGTTATTACGGTGCTGAATGATCCTTCTATACAGACAGTATTAGTTACTGCACACAGGAGAGAAAGTTTTGGACATGGGTTTGTAAACATTTGTGAAGCGTTGGCAAAGCTGGCCCAAACACATAAGAACCTGGCGATCATTTATCCGGTACATCCCAATCCTAAAGTGAAGGAACCTGTGGAGAAGTATCTGAAAGATATCCCTAATATCCATTTGATAGAGCCACTGAACTATCAGGATTTTGTGTTTGTGATGGAAGCCGCTGATATCGTGCTGACGGATTCGGGAGGAGTACAGGAAGAAGCGCCAAGTCTGGGAAAACCGGTACTGGTAATGCGGGATGTGACTGAGCGTGTAGAAGCACTCGAAGGAGGAACAGTAGAGCTGGTAGGTACAGATGTGAAGAAAATTGTGGACAGGATCAGTCATTATCTGGCCCCTGAAAACAATTTTATTTCTAAAGTCAACCCATATGGTGATGGGAAGGCGGTACAGCGGATAGTGGAGACATTCAAAGGTTATTTTAATAGTTAG
- a CDS encoding glycosyltransferase has product MIKILLIDSTYPINTRNGRILSSLKKLYGQAADIRVLVWNRDDSAVSIPGFETYAYKEAAPYGNPLVKLLKLKGFGKYIRQINDEFAPDYIIASHWEVLWLSSRAIRKGQQLIYENLDMPTAGNPMVLKLLQAIERSSLKKTAAIIHASRFYPKKYRFFKGKQILLENRPQQAAVAASEASTVSAGRLKVAFIGILRYFDVLKNLVDAAENLPVEILFYGDGPDMGNLKAYTAGKEQVKFYGRYKYEEVSGIYNAVDLIWAVYPSDDYNVKYAISNKFFESMMLNKPAVFAEDTELGKMVLSKGTGFAVNPYDKAAIVRLLQDVSGNKARLTEMNKNISASGEKLYWEDEEQRLRELFS; this is encoded by the coding sequence ATGATCAAAATTCTACTGATAGACAGCACATACCCGATCAACACAAGGAATGGACGTATACTTTCATCTCTGAAAAAGTTATATGGGCAGGCTGCTGACATCAGGGTGCTGGTATGGAACCGGGATGACTCTGCGGTATCTATTCCCGGATTCGAGACCTACGCGTATAAAGAAGCTGCTCCTTATGGTAATCCGTTAGTTAAGTTGCTTAAACTAAAAGGTTTCGGGAAATATATCCGTCAGATAAATGATGAATTCGCTCCTGATTACATTATTGCTTCCCATTGGGAGGTATTATGGTTGTCATCCAGGGCAATACGGAAAGGTCAGCAGCTGATATATGAAAATCTTGATATGCCAACAGCCGGCAACCCGATGGTGCTAAAACTATTGCAGGCAATAGAGCGTAGTTCTCTGAAAAAGACAGCAGCAATCATACATGCTTCCAGATTTTATCCTAAGAAGTACCGATTTTTTAAGGGTAAGCAAATTCTGCTTGAAAATAGACCTCAGCAAGCCGCTGTAGCAGCTTCGGAGGCATCAACGGTATCAGCGGGCCGTCTTAAAGTAGCCTTTATTGGTATCCTGAGATATTTTGACGTACTGAAGAACCTGGTAGATGCGGCAGAGAATTTGCCTGTAGAAATACTGTTTTATGGAGATGGCCCTGATATGGGGAATCTGAAAGCATATACAGCAGGGAAAGAACAGGTAAAGTTCTACGGACGTTATAAGTATGAAGAGGTATCAGGGATATACAACGCTGTTGACCTGATATGGGCAGTTTATCCTTCAGATGATTATAATGTGAAGTATGCGATTTCCAATAAGTTTTTCGAAAGCATGATGCTCAACAAACCAGCTGTATTTGCAGAAGATACCGAGTTAGGTAAGATGGTGCTGTCGAAAGGAACAGGTTTTGCTGTAAATCCATATGATAAAGCGGCTATCGTACGTCTGTTGCAGGATGTGAGTGGTAATAAGGCAAGATTGACGGAGATGAACAAGAACATATCAGCATCCGGAGAAAAGCTTTATTGGGAAGATGAGGAGCAAAGATTGAGAGAGCTATTTAGTTAA
- a CDS encoding DUF4091 domain-containing protein — MKAFFLLLLGVLPFGILSAQESNRKKGGATAMFVDPLVKVFKYSNDLQEIKPVADVAKGEYASFQFVYRSGTAIKSLSAKITGIKGERGGTISNSMVKFVGYVKQGKYTDKPATDIIRSKDGTFPDPLYEQQSIAVDAGDNQAIWLTVPITAGQQPDLYHGELVVTAVTANGEQQSVKKNFDIKVYPVSVTKQTLWVSNWASFLSPSSVVMKNPQASKMYSDEYWTALKAMADKMNDYRQNVVRIEMLKVITFNKGNNGHYSFNFERLDKMMGLFMQSGIKRFEGDFVAQKMTDWAGPLGFVMPADAGDAVSRKLVTVNDADNNARQFYKEYLVALYNHLKQKNWDDIVFLHVSDEPTQQNPKAYKDMLAFVRSVVPDMKIIEAINQPVPIDVDIQVPLLSYLRYGALPKFEKQRAQNKGELWYYVCVSPQYNYPNRFLENPLIKTRFLHWTNYKYDLTGFMHWGYNIWTGYPFDFSTSNSVGGDAWIVYPKDGKIISSVRLEAMRDGIVDYELLRLLEKKNPALAQQIVNATILDFDKSNTDIGTFRTNRRKILTALSN; from the coding sequence ATGAAAGCATTCTTTTTGTTGTTATTAGGCGTATTGCCATTTGGCATACTTAGCGCACAGGAAAGTAATCGGAAGAAGGGAGGTGCAACGGCGATGTTTGTCGATCCGCTTGTAAAGGTATTTAAGTATTCCAATGATCTTCAGGAGATAAAGCCTGTGGCAGACGTGGCAAAAGGAGAGTATGCTTCATTCCAGTTTGTCTACAGGTCAGGAACTGCCATTAAATCTTTGTCGGCGAAGATCACAGGTATAAAAGGGGAGCGTGGAGGAACAATCAGTAACAGCATGGTCAAATTTGTTGGCTATGTAAAGCAGGGTAAGTATACAGACAAACCCGCCACTGACATCATCAGGTCAAAGGATGGAACATTTCCGGATCCGCTTTATGAACAACAGAGTATAGCTGTAGATGCCGGTGATAACCAGGCTATCTGGCTGACCGTTCCTATTACAGCTGGTCAGCAACCTGATTTATACCATGGAGAACTGGTTGTCACAGCCGTTACAGCCAATGGTGAACAGCAGTCAGTAAAGAAGAACTTTGATATAAAAGTATATCCTGTATCAGTTACCAAACAAACCTTGTGGGTATCTAACTGGGCATCATTTCTTAGTCCTTCATCGGTTGTGATGAAGAACCCGCAGGCATCAAAAATGTATTCAGATGAATATTGGACAGCGCTGAAAGCAATGGCTGATAAAATGAACGATTACAGGCAGAATGTAGTAAGGATAGAAATGCTGAAGGTGATAACGTTTAACAAAGGCAATAACGGGCACTATTCTTTCAACTTCGAGCGCTTGGATAAGATGATGGGCCTGTTTATGCAGAGTGGGATCAAACGTTTTGAAGGTGATTTTGTAGCACAGAAGATGACAGACTGGGCCGGTCCGCTAGGTTTTGTAATGCCTGCAGATGCAGGAGATGCTGTCAGCCGGAAATTAGTAACGGTCAATGATGCAGATAATAATGCCAGGCAGTTTTATAAAGAATATCTGGTAGCACTCTATAATCATCTGAAGCAAAAGAACTGGGATGATATTGTATTCCTGCATGTTTCTGACGAGCCTACGCAACAGAATCCGAAGGCATATAAAGATATGCTGGCTTTTGTAAGGTCTGTCGTGCCGGATATGAAAATAATAGAGGCAATTAATCAGCCTGTACCTATTGATGTGGATATACAAGTACCGTTGCTGTCGTATCTGAGATATGGCGCTCTTCCAAAATTTGAAAAACAACGGGCACAAAATAAAGGGGAGTTATGGTATTATGTATGTGTATCACCGCAGTATAATTATCCTAACAGATTCCTTGAGAATCCACTTATTAAGACCCGTTTTCTACATTGGACGAACTACAAATATGATCTGACAGGGTTCATGCATTGGGGATATAACATATGGACAGGATATCCCTTCGATTTTTCTACCAGCAATAGTGTGGGTGGGGATGCATGGATCGTGTATCCGAAAGATGGAAAAATAATCAGTTCCGTAAGGCTGGAAGCAATGAGAGATGGAATTGTCGATTATGAATTGCTACGATTACTGGAGAAAAAGAATCCTGCACTTGCACAGCAAATTGTAAATGCTACTATCCTGGATTTTGATAAATCCAACACTGACATCGGTACTTTTAGAACTAACAGAAGAAAAATACTTACAGCGCTCTCTAACTAA
- a CDS encoding glycosyltransferase has protein sequence MLTRIPYPPVGGDKLKSYHLIKILNKHYDLNVIVITDESADNADANQFLSTHSAAYKIFSFPKHRFYINALAGLLGKEPIQVAYYYFREVKKYIDGLLPQTDFIIANLIRTVKYIEYTDKPKFLDIVDSIAINYKNAIDKVSSVFWKSIYKVEIPRITAIEERSIRTFNATFFVNKQESEHWAQTGKVRWIPNGVNPKLYDYSKTNPQYRNAIVFFGKMDYQPNIDAVTWYLKNVHSLISPDLVFYIVGVHPAPAVIKLAEKNKNVIVTGFIEDPYEIINSARAVIAPMQTGAGIQNKILESMALGKVVVATSLAARPIVGARDGEDLLVSDDPVQFAGYLNELGQDNHPYAKVAANAKILMQNYTWERYEKTLTALIGEEL, from the coding sequence TTGCTTACGAGAATTCCCTATCCGCCGGTAGGAGGAGATAAGTTGAAAAGCTACCACCTCATCAAAATCCTTAATAAACATTACGACCTTAACGTAATCGTCATAACGGATGAAAGCGCAGATAATGCTGATGCGAATCAGTTCCTCAGTACGCATTCCGCAGCATATAAGATCTTCTCTTTTCCTAAACACAGGTTTTATATTAATGCATTGGCAGGCTTGCTGGGGAAAGAACCAATACAGGTAGCATACTATTACTTCAGAGAAGTAAAGAAGTATATAGATGGTTTATTGCCGCAAACGGATTTTATTATTGCAAATCTGATCAGGACTGTCAAATACATAGAGTATACAGATAAGCCGAAGTTTCTTGACATCGTAGATTCCATTGCGATCAATTATAAAAACGCCATAGATAAGGTTTCTTCTGTATTCTGGAAGAGCATTTATAAAGTAGAGATACCGCGGATCACTGCCATTGAGGAACGATCTATCAGAACTTTTAATGCTACGTTCTTTGTAAACAAGCAGGAGTCGGAACACTGGGCACAAACAGGAAAAGTGCGTTGGATCCCTAATGGTGTAAATCCGAAATTGTACGATTATTCGAAAACGAATCCGCAATACCGAAATGCCATTGTCTTTTTTGGGAAAATGGATTACCAGCCGAATATTGACGCTGTAACCTGGTATCTGAAGAATGTACATAGCCTTATTAGCCCTGATCTGGTGTTTTACATCGTAGGGGTTCATCCGGCGCCAGCTGTCATTAAACTGGCTGAAAAGAATAAAAATGTAATAGTGACTGGCTTTATTGAAGACCCGTATGAAATCATCAATTCGGCCAGGGCTGTGATTGCACCTATGCAGACAGGAGCTGGTATTCAGAATAAAATCCTTGAGTCCATGGCTTTGGGGAAAGTAGTGGTGGCCACTTCACTGGCAGCGAGACCCATTGTAGGTGCGCGGGATGGCGAAGATCTGTTAGTGTCAGATGATCCGGTGCAGTTTGCAGGTTACCTGAATGAGTTGGGCCAGGATAATCATCCATACGCGAAGGTGGCTGCAAATGCCAAAATATTGATGCAGAATTATACCTGGGAACGTTATGAGAAAACATTAACAGCACTTATCGGTGAGGAGCTTTAA